The nucleotide window GATTCGTCTTTGGAATCGGAAATCGCGGAGCTTCGTGGACGATGGGAACTGGCGTCTGTTTTCAATTTCTTGAGCGTAAAATCCTGTTTCTGATGCTCAAATTGCCCTAAATTAAACGgcattttttaacttttttagaTTGTTAGTTCGTAATACTGGGGAGTTCTTTTGTCGTCGACGTTACTCGTACATTTGAAGAAGGGATTTTGGTTCCTAAATTGTTTTTTGCTTGCCTTTCTAAACACGGAAACATGCGGAGTTCGTGTAGGCTTATGTGTGGTTTGGAaattgtagtttttttttttttttttttttttaattcatgaaTTTGGATACATTGATAGCGCTTACTCGTGTGGGATAGACTTGCAGGTTTTCGAGCCACTTATTGGTAGTGATTTGAAATTGACAGCAGAGGAGATCGAGACTGGTCTTGTTACGCCCAACGGTTCGCTTGCTCAACTTCACATTAAGTTATTGAAGGTTTCTATCCATATCATTTCGAATATGGTGATATTTTGTCAATATACTGGGATGTAATTGCACGAATTCCTTTTTTGATATGGATTAGTTAAgcatttgtattatattttaatgaaTTGTTGTACTTATTTACCAACAACAAATGTATATTGTATTGTACTTATCATGATTTGTATGTGTTGGTTTATTGATATCTAAGTTATGATTTAATCTGGTTATATCTCTAGATATGTGTTGCATATCTTTGTATGCTTTTTGTGGGGGTGTTTTTTGGTGTTTATTTTCTTTTATGCTGCTGAACTAGATCCCATCGTGTAATTTTCTACAACTTCATACAATGTTGTCCTGTTTTGGTATATAGTCAtatactttctttcttttttttttttttttttttttttatcatttgtcCATCTCAAATATTGCAAACttatttatttttcctttcctATAAAGCTTATTTTGGATAAAGTAGAAATATCATCTGGAAATTGGGTAAAGATCTTGTATTGATTTTAGCATTGAAGATTATACCAGAGTATGATTGCAAGTTAATAGATTCACACTAAATGCCACAAAACGCTAACcagattttttcttttttttttttattttttttattttgttttaaaacTTTCTAAGTTGTACCATCTTTctccgtgtgtgtgtgtgtgtgtgtgtggtttCTATTCCAATAAGTTCTTACACAATTGTAATTCTTAATAGGGGATACCACCTGTGAGTAAAACATTGAATGGCTCTGATGCATGGGTGACTGTACTTTGTAAGAAAATTGCTCTATGGTGGCCATGGGTGAGTCACTCTTGAGCATAGTAACTGCTGGCATTAGTTTTATGTCTGAAATTAGGACTGACATATAATCTCCATACTCATATATCCAACATGGCAGGTTGCTGAAGGCGAGATGCCCTTGACTGTAGCCAATGGGTATTAATCATGTGTCTCTTATCTTTTATAGAAGGGTGCTTTCTCTTTTCTCAATTAGGCCTCTATTGAGGCCCTGAACGCTTCTTCTTGCTTTGTGTTTGTGCAGAAAGGAGATATCCAGATACAAGGAACTAGATCCAACAGATCGTTTACGAATTCTGAAAGCGCTTTGCGAAATCCGTGCTGATGTATGTTTACATTCCTTTAATATTTGAAGTGATTCATAGTGTTATCTTTACGGATCATCCTTTTAGTCACAATGTTATAGATCTGCAatgttgcattttttttttttaatttcaagataTATTTACGTGTGGTCAATTTGATTTACAATTTTAATCTAATTCATTTGTTTTACAACCATGTTATAAATCTAAATAAAAAGATTTTAAAATGAATGATCTACTTGCGACTTCTGTTTGTTTCATGTTAAACTCTGGTATAACCAATGCTTTCTGTTCACAGCAAGATGATGCTGTGTCATATATTAATGAGACTTTGAAAAATGGAACTGAAATTTCCTGTTTCCGCAAAGATAAGATTGGGGAAGATGGAAATATAACTTCTTACTGGTAATTCTCTAGCATGCTCTGAATTTTATGTGATTTACTGCTTGAGTTTTAACTCAGATCAATTGTGCTCATAGGTGTGATGGAAGTGCAGTCATTGGCCATAGATTGTACAAGGAAGTAAAGAAGACTGAGCCGAAGTCAAAAATGAAAGGGAAAGCATCAAATAATCTACCATCTACCTCTCTTCAATGGGAAACCTTAGCAACCAATCTTAAGGAATTTCGAGAAGTTGtggtaagttaaatattttgcttTGCTTCAAAACTGGGGATTTTAATTTACCTCGTTTCTCTCTGGTGATGGCAGGATGAACTTTCATCTAGCAAGGTTGCGGGAGAAATTGCTGTTGGCAAAACTATTGAAACCAATTTTCTCCCTGTTGTTGAGAAATTTCAGAAGGTATATTTATGGATTTCTTTTATGATTGTGTTAATATCTTTAGATGTTAATCACCTTTTTCTTCTAGTTTATTTTGACACTTGTACCTAGTATGTTCATTTTCATTGCATCTAATAGAAGAAAGAAAGGGCACTCAAACAAAAACAAAGGCAAGAAAGGCTCCTCAATGATTTTAGATCCTATGAGACTGGGATTACTCGTACCTGTCGCAGTCATAGGTCTATCAGTTACACATTTGGTATgatgtattttttttttgtctatataatattattatttgggTTAAGCTATTGATACAATCATGACCTGgatttaactatatatatatatatatatatatatatatatatatatatatatatatatatatatatatatatatatatattttaatctgATTGCAGATGAGTATGATCGTGCAATTGATGAGGCTATAGAAATATCAAAGTAAGAATTGTCAGGCTTTGTAGCATGTATATTGAAAGTTTATTTGCTGCCATGTTTACCTGTGAACTGTATTTCTTCTGTTGTCtttggaattaaaaaaaaaaaaaaactgtaatGATTTTGCTGTGACTTCTGGAATATTTGATTCTTTAAGAAAATAGGAATCTAGCAAGTGATGAAGTATAGGAAGATACAAATTCTATTTTGGAGTTTTGctgatttaatttttattgtaaaattagGAAGATTAGATCTCTATTATTTAGGCATGTTAGGTTTAGTGTTTTCCCGGTTAGTATTGGATTTTTATTCCTAGTTTGTTTtgtttaagattcctaattactatttattgTCCTAACAGTAGTAGGATTGCTAGTCTATAAATACCTATGCAGTTTGGGTATTTTTGACTTTTATAATGATATTATTGACAATTGAGAACTAGTTCTTTTagagaattttttttctcttcctaTGCATCTTCAGAATCTGTTTCTCTTGATCTATAGTTTCCCTTGTTCTCTTGTTCCACATCAATTTGGTATTAAAGCCTTGAAAAATCCAATCCTAATTAGGGCAACACTAAACCTAATATGCCTAAATAATAGAAAACAATGTAAATAAGATCAACAAAATTCCTAAACAGAAAATTTCCTATACTGCATCAGCAAGCTTCTGTTAAAAGTTTAATTAGTTCCcccaattccttctcatattgaGGACAGCAACTTGGAACAGCAACTTGGAAATGGTTGAAAGGGGCTGAATATCTGATGATCATACCTCATGAATTCTTCAATTCTGCATGTTACTTAGTGTGACTTGTTCTGTTTACTTACCCATATGACAACTGGGGTTTGACAATATGTAGATTGTAATTTGTTAGCATTGTTTAAAGTTCAAGGTTGAAATGGTCTTGCTCCTATACTTTCTTTTAGACTTTGTTTTCAACTAACATGCTTTGATTTTGGTATTTTTAGACTATCAATAActtgtttttaattttaaatttcatagtcATAAGGTTATGTTTTAAGTGAAACTGGGTTCTTATGATGTTATTGTGGAAGACTAGAGGGATTGGATGATACACATTGTTGTACTCTGAAATGAACAAGCTTGCAGAGTATATTTTTGGAAAACGGGCAAGTCTTACTGTCTTAGATAATTTGGAAGTCAGATACTGAATGGGAATATTATTGTGGTTGTTCTCTTAAATATTGTGTCTACATTGATGGCTTTTTATGAGACATAAAGCTTCATGGGAGCATTCTTCTTGCTGTGCTCTGGAAAGAAGAGCACCTTTTTCATATCAATTTATTTGACATAACCCCATCCCCTACTATCACAGTTTTGCCCATTTCCGGATTGAATGACCTTTTTTGCTGGTGGTGACATCACTTTATGATTCaggaaaaggaagaaagagcAAAGGAACGAGAAGAAGCATAGTAAGCTGGAAAAATTGGGATCTGATGGTGCAGACTTGAGAGAAAGACATTTTGAAAATGGTGATTCAGAGGTGGGTACAGACTCAAAAgatgaaaatattaaaaactcGGACAGTGAAACTCAAAGTGATAGGATTCAACAAGATACTGATGGTGATGGTGATGGTGATGATGACGACGACGATGATGATGATTATGACTGCAAAAGCAGTAATAATGAAGATGGCAATGAGTCTGGCAAATCTGGTGAGGAAAAGGACATTCTTAGTGACAGGAACTGTTCTCAGAAGCCTGCTGGGACACGATGGAGTAAAAGGCTGGCTGGAGTTATGAACAATCCTGTTACGGAAATCAGAAACTTGGCTACAAAGAATAGGTTGAGGCAAAGACTGACTCATAACTCTGCTGTCGATCCTATTGTGCTTGATTCAGAGGATGAAAACTTCTCAGAAAACACAAATGGTTAGATGTCTAGACGTGAAGTTGTTACCAGTAGCAAATTCAGAAGAATCCAGTGATGGTTAACTTATAAACAGAATCAAATATGCTCAAAGTGATTGTCCTTGAGTATTTTGTTATAGCAAGGAAATTTTTGGTGCACATATATGGAAATATGGAATATGTTATTATATAATCTATACCGTAGTTGAACCTAATTTCTTGTAAATTTCTTGAAAGGTCTATAGAAAGTTACTATTTTATGGTAGGAATGAAATTGTCTTGCGGCCAAGAATAGCTCTTCTCAGTACATGATCAGCTGATTTGCTGATCGTCTGGCAATTGACATACATATATATAGACAAGAACAAGGGATGGTATTCAGTTTCTTTGCGTATGGTTTTATAAAAGTGATGGAATGTTGAGCTAATTCTGCATATTTGTCATTAGAATGAGCAACACATCGGGTATTCTACCATATAATCGGCGAAGATGGTTAGATGAGGCATTGAAACAGTGCAGTGCCTGGATTGTGCCTTCCTATCCCAGCCGGCGCACTTGGGAGAAAAGATTGCAACCGGTTAGCTGTGAGATTGATCAACTTACGTGTAATGTTATCTGTACATAAGTATGAAAGAGGATGAACTTATAAAAATACCTattaagttaaaaatttaaaaataattatattatcaaCCATTGAGAAACAGAAAGTCGTTCTTTATTATAGGTTTATCTTAACTTAAAATTCTATAATACtgtatttctattttattttaacttagagacaaaaaataTTGTGATACTAATAATATTTCAGGTCGataatcttattattattattattattattattattattattattattatataactaAAACAAACAATCTTTTTGCTATTCCTAAGGAACAGTAGAAGGATAATTTTATCCTTTTACTTTCTAAAGCACATAAAttcaaattgatttttctttttctttttttttattatcattttaatttttttattattttatttcattattaaatttacattagttattattattggtaattttattttatccttttaatttttaaagcacataaattcaaattaatttttctttttcctttttttattattattttaatttttttattattttgtttcaTTATTAAATTTACATTAGTTATTATTATTGGTAATTTTATTTTGTGATATAATGACTTTCACTTTATATATTaacattatataaatgaaataTCAGAATTCCATATTATGTTGTTAATCTATTTTACTAATATTGCTtacattatcttttttttttcttttaaaaaatattaaaaaaataatatctataaagtttttcataatatttatttagaaTTATTCAGTATATTAAATATAGAGCTGAGCATTTAATTAGAACCGAACCAAATCGAatcattaaaattgaattaaccgaattataatattttaaaaattgaaccaaactgaaatgaataaaaaatgaattgaAGCAAACTGCTCTatttcgatttggttcgattcaaactgattaatttttgagttttgattgattttttaatttagatttattttcaaattatttagtcTGATTTTGATCTTTGTTTGAatttaataaccattaatcaatgaaattaaataatttatatacataaaattatatataattcataaattctcgaaaaaaataaatcaatttaaaaataaataaagcaaTTCAGTTCAACtcgattcaattaatttttttcttttcaaaacggaaccaaattgaaataatcaaaattcttaaaatgtaaaattgaatcaaactgaattattttaaaaattgaattgaattacttATCGGACTtaggtgtcttaacccatgttttgatgataataaacaattagtgtaCTACTAATATACTTTAgaagtgtttgtgttgagtttgtaggctctagattcaaaattatcaaattgcttcaaatcaaggttaaggaAGAGCAAAATAGGGAAGTAAACATTTATGGAAAcctacaatgtaacttttattgattttatatcttgtaaatctcattttattaattatgttggctcaagtctaggtggtactaagaatatcttgttaaacttagttttcacctaattctttatcaagggaaaattaaataaaattttcaaaaatataaaattaattttgaaaagtattttagttacaaaatatattGAATTAGTTTTCCAATAGTTCAAAtggatcaaaaatctgagttCGGATGAAGAAGTTATGagtttttaaactcttaatttcttagtgtctttacttgcaactttttcttgaccaagggggagtaaaatgaaaatttcacatttgagaaaatgaaaatttgtttttgaaagtgttttcattgaaaagtttatcaaattaaCTTTCCAACTATTCAAACAGATCGAAAATTCGAGTTCAGGTCAAAAAGTTATGCATTTCAAAAGCCTAAGTGTCCTTTTGACACTTTCTATTCAGAGAGCACTTCGGCAGCCGAAAGTGGGAAATTCGACAGTCGAAGTTCACTCTTTAAATCATGATTTTTAGCGTTAAAAGTCATTTTATCCAGAGAGCACTCCAACAATCGAAAGTGAGAACTTCGGCAGccgaaagtgacttttcaaaagctGTTTTTTTGCGCTTCAACCTTCAGCAACCGAAGTAAATAACTCCGGCAGCTGAACCTGGGTTTCGGCAACTCGATAAAACAGAGCTTTGGGTGGTTGAACGGCTAGTTTTGCATTAATGCACCTCCAATggctattttcttgcaaaaactataaataggcaccATTTATGACTGAGAATAAGTTTTGAGAACAACAatcttttgaaaatttattgtgctctaaagattttctttattctctctctagaacttgagctaccatagttgatgttgagaatttgatatttGAGTTATAAATTCATTGTTCTGAGAGTTCATTCAAGGTTGTTGTGAGtatttattgtaattttgagtgtgatagagctttaaatagctcttgagtgtaaagggatttATAAAAGAGTAAGGATTTGCTTTTGTGGTGATTGTAAGGGATTTATTATTCACttaaagaagaattttagtggagttaactctcaaggagagCCTTGAGGAGAGGACATAGGCTTGGGATGGCCTAACCTCTATAAATCTCTTGTGTTATCATTCTTCCTCTActcttctttgtgtttaaatttcttttagtctttaattttgcaattagaacccaattcacccccTCCCCCCCCTTgtgggttgctacaagggacaacaagtggtattagagctagtcTCCATTCTCCAAGATTTAATCATCTTGGAGTAAAGATCAATGGCAACCCTTAATGCACAAGAAGGTCAATCGATAGTAAAACCCCTTTTCTTTGATGGACATGATTTTCTCTATTGGAAGAATAGGATGTATTACTTCCTTAAATCAGAAGGAGTGGATTTATGGGATATAATTGAAAATGGTCCCTTCATTCCTATCAAAGTAGTAGATGGTGAGCATGTGTCAAAGACAAAGGGTGAATAGAGTAAGCATGATAAGTATATGTTTTCTTTAAATATAAGAGCTATGCATATGTTGAGAATTTCTTTAAATGATTTTTCTTATGCTAAAATTTCTAAATGCTCCAATGCTAAAGATATATGGGATTCTCttgattctatgtataattcTAGCCATTATTGTGAAGTTGATGAAGTTGAGTACACCAAAAACTATTCCTCTCATCCACAAATGGAGCAAATGCCGCAAGTGGATAATGCTCATGAACAAAGCTTCAAAGAACACTCCATGATTGACATGTGCTTAATTACTTTGGAAGATGATGAAAAAGAAACAAGAAGAATAAGAAGCATGGAATGTATAATATCCATAAGATGTAAAGGTGAAAAGATCAATGATGAAGTTGCCAACATGTGCTTCATGGCAATGGAGGAAAGCTCTAATGAGGTAACTTTAAATGatgatattgttgaattttcttatgatgaactaGTTAGTACTCTTAAAGCTATGAATAATGAACTAGAACTAAGTTATAAGAAAAAATAAGCTCTTGAAAAAGGAAGTAGTTAGTTTGAGAAAGGAAAATGAGACCTTAACTAAGGATGATAAACCTGTAGGGGATGATATGCAAAAATCCTTAGATGAGTTCTCATTGGAAAATAAGAAATTGAAGAATGAAATTATTGAGCTAAAAACTTCTCTTTCTAAATTTGTTAAAGGAAATGACAAACTTGATGCAATTTTGGACTCTCAGAGGTCTCCTAGCATCAAGTATGGACTTGGCTATAGTAAATTTGCCTAAGCACCTCCTTCTAAGACCATCTTTATTAAAAAATCTAGTTTTAATGAGCCTAGTCCCCAAGTGCCCAGTCCAAAGGTGTCCAATCCTAAAAGACAAGAGCCAAAGAAATCTTGTGGTAATGAACCTAGAAAGACTTTATTTCATCAACATGCTTCTAGACGAAAtgtaaataagacatatacatctaGGAGAGTTGCATCTAGGCCAAACCTTTGTAGGGGACATGCTACTAGGACTCATAACTATTATCACACTCACCATGCCTCATGCTTACATTCACATAATGGACATTAAAAGATTGGTCATGTGGGAATATGTAAGGTTGGTAAGGAAAATTCCCCTATTCTTGATAAAGTGCTTTTAGTTGatggtttaaaacataatttgcttagtgttagtcaattatgtgataagggTTGTAGAGTTATTTTTTGAGTCTAAATCTTGAGTGATAACAAAATGTTGTTTAttggtgaaagaattgaaaatatttatgttattgatttgcatgcGTTATCTAACAAAGATGTCAAGTGTTTTGTTTCTATTAGTGATGACTCTTGGACTTGGCATAGAAGGCTTACACATGCTAGCATGGACCTTCTTGCAAACTTGAACAAGGATGAGCTAGTTGATGGGCTACCAAAGATCAAGTTCAAAAGGATAAGGTGTGTAATGCATGCCAAATAGGTAAGCAAGTCAAGAGCTCTTTGAAATCTATTCATAAGGTATCTACTTTTAGACCTCTTCAATTGTTGCATATAGATTTATTTGGTCCTACTAGAGTAGCTAGCTTAGGTGGTGCATATGATGCCTTGATGATTGTTGATGACTACTCTAAGTATACTTGGGTTGCATTCCTTgctcataaggatgaatgttttgatatttttgagaGATTTTCAAAAAGGGTTTTCAAATCTCTTCTATTAGGAGTGATCATGGTAGGGAATTTGAAAAtgagaaatttgataagttttataaCTCACTAGGGATCACTCACAACTTTTCTTCTCCTAGGACTCCCCTAACAAAATGGTATTGTTGAAAGAAAAAATGGAACTCTTTTAGACATGGGGAGAActatgttaaatgaatataatttGCCTACTTATTTTTGGGTGGAAGCCATTAATACGACTTGTTATGTTTCAAATggagttttgattagacctatttaaaaaaaaaccctttatgagctatggaatggcaagaaacctaaaataggttattttagagtttttggtTTTAAATGCTTCCTTTTGAATACCAaagataatttagataaatttagctCCAAAATTAATGAAGGTAGCTTCTTAGGGTACTCTACATCTAGTAAAGCATATAGAGTCTTCAATAAGAGAACCTTAGTTGGTGAGGAGTTAATGCATATTGTATTTGATGAAGCTAACTCTTTTAGTCTTAGAAAGGATATTTCTTGTAATGATGATGTTGTAGGTAATCTTGATGAGTTGACTCTTGAAGATCCTCAATCTAgtggaattcaagatcaacaTATGGAAGATCCCTTGAAGGACTTGGGAGTTGATCAAGTTAAGCCTCAAGAGCAACAAGGTCAACCAGTTCCATATCAAGAAGTTCAACAAGATCTACCTAAAAATTGGACATTCAAGAAGGATCATCCTAAAGGCCTAATCATTGGTGATACATCAAAAGGGGTAACAACTAGATCCTCTCttagaaatatatgtaataaccttGCATTCATTTCTCAAATAGAACCTAGGAGCATAGATGAGGCCATTAATGATGAGAGTTGAGTACTTGCAATGCAAGAGGAGCTCAATCAGTTTGAAAGGAATAAGGTTTGGACCTTAGTTCCTAGGCTAAAGGACCATCCATCCATAGGCAACAAATGGGTGTTTAGAAGCAAATTAGATGAGGATAGAAACATAACTAGGAATAAAGCTAGGTTAGTAGCCAAATGCTGTAACCAAGAGGAGGGCATTGACTATGATGAAACCTTTACCCCCATAACTAGATTAGAAGCCATTAGAATCttgcttgcatatgcatcatacatgaattttaagcttttccaaatggatgttaaaagtgcttttctaaatggttttattgatgaggaggtatatgttgagcaacctcctggttttgaaaattatgagtttccaaaccatgtttttaaattaactaaagccttgtatggtttgaaacaagctcctagagcttggtatgaaaggcttagtaactttcttttgcaaaatggttttttaaaaggaaaagttaatacaactctttttgttaaaaattatgtaaatgacatctttgtagtacaaatatatgttgatgatattatatttggtgctactaatgagtgtttgcgtgaagagtttgctaataccatgaagagtgagtttgagatgagcaCGATAggagaactcaagttcttccttaGGCTTCAAATCAAGTAAGCTAAGGATGACATCTTCATCAACCGAGCCAAGTACACCAAAGAATTGATCAAGAGGTTTGGGATGGAGAATCGCAAGCCAAGTAGAACTTCATTGAGCACAAACTCTAAACTTAAcaaggatgaaaaaggaaaaccgattgataaaaagctctatagaggtttaatttcattaagagagaATTAGGTATGCTTGACAATCTTGATGCCTGAGATTGTGATTTACTGTTCACATTACTGTTCACTTGAACAAAATATTAGTTTCCTATTTTTTGCTGCCATATGAACACAATACCATTCCTCATTAATTTAGATTATTCTCCTTGATTGTTTTATGAAGGTTATTTGTCAAAATTCTATTGTTGATTTGAATAGACTCCTTGATGGTTTTACAAGTCCTATGCAAATGAAATTAGTGTATTTGTATTGAAGTTTTCTTGGCTCTTTGTAAGCTATTCTTGAGAATAGCTGTTTATGTTGCCTCTAGATTGAGCATATACTATACATGTATTCTAAGTATCTCAATGACATAATTATACTCATGTTCAGTTTCAGATCAAGTTAATTATGCACATTTGCTTAGCTACCATATAACCACCTTAATGGTATCACTTTCTGTGCTCAAATATAAACCT belongs to Hevea brasiliensis isolate MT/VB/25A 57/8 chromosome 4, ASM3005281v1, whole genome shotgun sequence and includes:
- the LOC110663382 gene encoding DDT domain-containing protein DDR4, with product MAGGCRTNSPAVKKTAVDEKVPDKDYIGEDSVIVVDDSSLESEIAELRGRWELASVFNFLSVFEPLIGSDLKLTAEEIETGLVTPNGSLAQLHIKLLKGIPPVSKTLNGSDAWVTVLCKKIALWWPWVAEGEMPLTVANGKEISRYKELDPTDRLRILKALCEIRADQDDAVSYINETLKNGTEISCFRKDKIGEDGNITSYWCDGSAVIGHRLYKEVKKTEPKSKMKGKASNNLPSTSLQWETLATNLKEFREVVDELSSSKVAGEIAVGKTIETNFLPVVEKFQKKKERALKQKQRQERLLNDFRSYETGITRTCRSHRSISYTFDEYDRAIDEAIEISKKRKKEQRNEKKHSKLEKLGSDGADLRERHFENGDSEVGTDSKDENIKNSDSETQSDRIQQDTDGDGDGDDDDDDDDDYDCKSSNNEDGNESGKSGEEKDILSDRNCSQKPAGTRWSKRLAGVMNNPVTEIRNLATKNRLRQRLTHNSAVDPIVLDSEDENFSENTNG